Proteins from a single region of Flavobacterium sp. K5-23:
- the phoU gene encoding phosphate signaling complex protein PhoU, whose translation MASNLEIELGKLRSTIIKINNLAESQVFEAMGVLLFEPISERKDVKKAESKIDKLDLKIEDICQSVFALQQPVASDLRFIMSAMHMGNEVERIGDLSMSIIKLAKNINKKHELIEKFNITEIAREVESISIKTNVCFQTMDEKLIQEILAMNFDVKEKTAVSIDGIITEMKSSSKTVVSGTNLIMSLKHMERISDHCSNIAESVYFMINAKTIKHEKYNEKK comes from the coding sequence ATGGCATCAAACTTAGAAATAGAGCTTGGAAAGCTTAGAAGTACAATAATAAAAATTAATAATCTTGCTGAAAGTCAAGTGTTTGAAGCAATGGGTGTATTGTTGTTCGAACCCATTTCCGAGAGGAAAGATGTGAAAAAAGCAGAAAGCAAAATTGATAAATTAGATTTGAAAATCGAAGACATTTGTCAAAGTGTTTTTGCCTTACAACAACCAGTCGCATCCGATTTACGTTTTATTATGTCAGCAATGCACATGGGTAATGAGGTGGAAAGAATTGGTGATTTGTCGATGAGCATCATTAAATTGGCTAAGAACATCAATAAAAAACATGAATTAATAGAAAAGTTTAATATTACCGAAATCGCTAGGGAAGTGGAATCAATTTCTATAAAAACCAATGTTTGTTTTCAAACAATGGATGAAAAATTGATCCAAGAAATTTTGGCTATGAACTTTGATGTTAAAGAAAAAACGGCTGTTTCAATTGACGGCATCATTACTGAGATGAAGAGCAGTTCTAAAACAGTAGTTTCAGGAACTAATCTAATTATGTCATTGAAACATATGGAAAGAATCTCTGATCACTGTTCTAATATTGCAGAGTCTGTCTATTTCATGATCAATGCAAAGACTATTAAACACGAAAAATACAACGAAAAAAAGTAA
- a CDS encoding glycosyltransferase, with protein sequence MNLNTTKKTILIAPLNWGLGHATRCIPIIKELEKNNFIPILASDGAALELLQQEFPHLKTLELPSYRIEYAKNGRNFKWKMLQNIPKIAIAIWKERKLIEEWVNQYKIDGIISDNRLGVFNKSVPTVYITHQLNVLSGASSIFSSQIHQHFIKKHKVCWVPDMEGFNNLAGILSRPKKKSFEVNYIGPLSRMQKKQLPIVFDLMIILSGPEPQREILQEKLIIELQKYKGKVVFVKGLMEKFQKKEELNNITFYNFMNSELLEKTINESAIILCRSGYTSIMDLAKLEKKAFFIPTPGQNEQEYLAEKLQKEGFVPYSTQESFNIENLSEVSFFKGLPNFDKTIDWPSLFEVFDKK encoded by the coding sequence ATGAATTTGAATACCACAAAAAAAACAATCTTAATCGCTCCTTTAAACTGGGGATTAGGACATGCTACGCGATGTATTCCAATCATCAAAGAATTAGAAAAAAATAATTTTATTCCAATTTTAGCCTCTGACGGTGCTGCTCTTGAATTATTACAACAAGAATTTCCACATTTAAAAACCTTGGAATTACCCTCCTATCGTATTGAATATGCTAAAAATGGGCGAAATTTTAAATGGAAAATGCTACAGAACATACCCAAAATAGCTATTGCAATTTGGAAAGAAAGAAAGTTAATTGAAGAATGGGTAAACCAATATAAAATAGATGGAATTATCTCTGATAATCGACTAGGGGTTTTTAATAAAAGTGTTCCAACTGTTTATATTACCCATCAATTGAATGTTCTATCAGGTGCAAGTAGTATTTTTTCAAGTCAAATACATCAACATTTCATCAAAAAACATAAAGTTTGCTGGGTTCCAGATATGGAAGGATTCAACAATTTAGCGGGAATTCTTAGTCGTCCAAAAAAGAAGTCTTTTGAAGTAAACTACATTGGTCCTTTAAGTCGAATGCAAAAAAAGCAACTCCCAATAGTCTTCGATCTGATGATAATTTTATCAGGCCCTGAACCGCAACGTGAAATTCTACAAGAAAAATTAATTATTGAACTTCAAAAATATAAAGGAAAAGTTGTTTTTGTAAAGGGACTAATGGAGAAGTTTCAAAAAAAGGAAGAATTAAATAACATTACTTTTTACAACTTTATGAATAGCGAACTTTTGGAAAAAACCATTAATGAAAGCGCTATTATTCTATGTCGTTCCGGTTACACTTCCATTATGGACTTGGCGAAATTAGAAAAGAAAGCTTTTTTCATACCTACACCTGGTCAAAACGAACAAGAATATCTAGCCGAAAAACTACAAAAAGAAGGATTTGTCCCCTATTCAACACAAGAGAGTTTTAATATTGAAAACCTTTCAGAAGTCAGCTTCTTTAAAGGGCTACCTAATTTCGATAAAACTATTGATTGGCCAAGTCTTTTTGAAGTATTTGATAAAAAATAA
- a CDS encoding gliding motility-associated C-terminal domain-containing protein, producing the protein MITKLLEIKKYYFFILFFILSFNNLIAQTPGMIFHPATGSGKTVLDPNGDGYTSATSAGFTTDDQAQSEIPFVSLIFPMVEPTSDLGPGPDCGFTDFVDEGDEDPVQAYLDGTNWLFRMRMGKAAPNAKSYSILIDTDGKFGGTGPNKDPEYSSSNPGFEIEIVLATKFGVFVYDVNNMNCSPVISYIDPLNSHYQKSIALTTNCGDPDYFYDFFVNFNDLTTKFGITTATPVRMAIIDNMAANKSTLCSPNSASDLAGLDDSTCGYNLESCFGVIVDNYTPCAPGVVCPDRSKCPGISSVNIGATTVSGTSTEANGTLIIVYKDGVSIGSTSVSSGVWTLSGISPALASAQVISATATAPGKGVSIANCNPVTVAPSCTSQTSTLVTISKVSGNKGFDIVNTFPTGTVFTWYNSDFTLAQIPSGYGWDIPNPVTTIAADQMVSFECKTGQCFNSGMYYFTFKEPNKCVSNYLPSCLYSTGGTTGNPSFTTSSITINTTSISGTVAFPDNVAGVAVYITSNGAQVGTATTVAGGGWTINGLMLSGRQCQTLSLIAIAPGKCVSTGLVTSTITRKANAPIINGPICSTAAITSVSGKSNEAAGTTIQVFENGVLEGTTTVASNSTWTASSGINIAIGSTITAKAIGTCLSLSDASNSVVVGTLTTNAVTITPSSIPEKSIVENTTSVSGTGTSGNTIKLYIDGYPVFQDLAETTLATVNVVGGTWTINNIYSQALYAGGTLTATATSGTNCEGVLSDATSIVCLKPLKDKTVNPDNTTVCSGSVVANVQVEESQDGVIYQLYNNVLGANSGSSVLGTGFDITLTSSVLTANTTLSVKAIKSPFGSCTETLDETVIVTVNALPTLTGVAQASTVCSNSPATINLSGLLNGSTSTIAYSINGASQIPATNVVANGSGSASFVTSNLTTANNNQKLLITGVTTTSVTPNCSKTFNIEVTLSVISGSVGGTLSAPQTICAGSSPSNITLSGNTGSVVKWQKASDAAFTSPVDIAGTTTTLTGATIGSLTADTYFRAVVQSGSCSAVNSASVLVTVNTPPATPTISTTTSTTFCSGGSVVLTSSAATGNQWYKDAVLISGATNTTYSATASGDYTVISTNGTCPSSASAATTVTVNASPATPTISTTTTTTFCSGGSVVLTSSAATGNQWYKDAVLISGATSTTYSATASGDYTVISTNGTCPSAASAATTVTVNALPSAPTVGTITHPTCALATGSIVLNDLPTGNWTINPGNISGNTTSTTISGLAAGITLKYTVRDDNGCESVESIGVKLIPAICAKTDIIAAGNGTTGNTNAGNVLGANPTDADQLNGTAVVIGDVNLTVTTGATPKTVGAPVPSIDVTTGIVSVPANTPVGTYTIVYQICEKLNPSNCSSATATVTVGATTIQANADTIAAGNGTTGNTNAGNVLGANPTDADQLNGTAVMIGDVNLTVTTGATPKTVGAPVPSIDVTTGIVSVPANTPAGTYTIVYQICEKLNPSNCSSATATITVDAAAIKANSDTIAAGNGTTGNTNAGNVLGANPTDADLLNGTAVVIGKVNLTVTAGATPKTVGAPVPSIDVTTGIVSVPANTPVGTYTIVYQICEKLNPSNCSSATATVTVGATTIQANADTIAAGNGTTGNTNAGNVLGANPTDADQLNGTAVVIGDVNLTVTTGATPKTVGAPVPSIDVTTGTVSVPANTPVGTYTIVYQICEKLNPSNCSSATATVTVGATTIQANADTIAAGNGTTGNTNAGNVLGANPTDADQLNGTAVMIGDVNLTVTTGATPKTVGAPVPSIDVTTGIVSVPANTPAGTYTIVYQICEKLNPSNCSSATATITVDAAAIKANSDTIAAGNGTTGNTNAGNVLGANPTDADLLNGTAVVIGKVNLTVTAGATPKTVGAPVPSIDVTTGIVSVPANTPVGTYTIVYQICEKLNPSNCSSATATVTVGATTIQANSDTIAAGNGTTGNTNAGNVLGANPTDADQLNGTAVMIGDVNLTVTTGATPKTVGAPVPSIDVTTGIVSVPANTPAGTYTIVYQICEKLNPSNCSSATATITVDAAAIKANSDTIAAGNGTTGNTNAGNVLGANPTDADLLNGTAVVIGKVNLTVTAGATPKTVGAPVPSIDVTTGIVSVPANTPVGTYTIVYQICEKLNPSNCSSATATVTVGATTIQANADTIAAGNGTTGNTNAGNVLGANPTDADQLNGTAVVIGDVNLTVTTGATPKTVGAPVPSIDVTTGTVSVPANTPFGTYTIVYQICEKLNPSNCSSATATVTVGATTIQANADTIAAGNGTTGNTNAGNVLGANPTDADQLNGTAVMIGDVNLTVTTGATPKTVGAPVPSIDVTTGIVSVPANTPAGTYTIVYQICEKLNPSNCSSATATITVDAAAIKANSDTIAAGNGTTGNTNAGNVLGANPTDADLLNGTAVVIGKVNLTVTAGATPKTVGAPVPSIDVTTGIVSVPANTPVGTYTIVYQICEKLNPANCDEATVTINVTNSIPIATLISSPSVVNNGTPKAIATLTGSDVDGTIVNFKITVLPDPTQGVLLLNGVPVTLNQVLTLAEAAQLTFLPAKGFKGVVSFGYSAIDNEGDVSIPSTVKFTVSNEPPTANSFTNAVLEKNGKIQSISPLTGNDIDGVVVAYVIKSLPDAAAGMLTLNGIPVIVGQELTPAEAAILKFTPNINFIGSKTSFTIVAKDNGGLESLIPAIITIPLLEKPSIALVKKGVFNDNNKDGFAQAGETITYSFTITNTGNVPLTNVFITDLLPGLIMKGNPIQVLGVDEVNTTTFTAIYALKQSDIIKGSVSNQAKVTGTTYSGLIVYDLSDNVNNIDDGETVLGVIGCVIDPLTGMSPNGDGENDVFYIRGIECYPDNNVQIFNRWGVKVFERDHYNNSDIAFRGISEGRTTVNQSEGLPEGTYYYILNYKDSGANAHQKAGYFYINR; encoded by the coding sequence ATGATTACAAAATTACTTGAAATAAAAAAATATTATTTTTTCATCCTATTTTTCATTCTAAGTTTTAATAATTTAATTGCCCAAACTCCTGGTATGATCTTTCATCCAGCAACAGGGAGTGGTAAAACAGTGTTAGACCCTAATGGTGATGGTTATACATCAGCTACTTCTGCTGGTTTTACAACTGATGACCAGGCTCAAAGTGAGATACCCTTTGTTTCCTTAATTTTTCCAATGGTTGAACCTACAAGCGATCTTGGTCCAGGTCCTGATTGTGGTTTTACTGATTTTGTTGATGAAGGGGATGAAGATCCTGTTCAGGCATATTTAGATGGAACTAATTGGCTTTTTAGAATGAGGATGGGAAAAGCAGCTCCCAATGCAAAAAGTTATAGTATTTTAATTGATACCGACGGGAAATTTGGAGGTACGGGACCTAATAAAGATCCAGAATACTCAAGTTCTAATCCTGGTTTTGAAATCGAAATCGTATTGGCCACAAAGTTTGGTGTTTTTGTTTACGATGTGAATAATATGAATTGCAGTCCAGTTATTTCATATATAGATCCATTAAATTCACATTACCAGAAGTCGATTGCTTTAACAACAAATTGTGGGGATCCAGACTATTTTTATGATTTTTTCGTGAATTTCAACGATTTAACAACTAAGTTCGGAATAACAACTGCTACCCCAGTTCGTATGGCCATTATTGATAATATGGCTGCCAATAAATCTACTTTATGTAGCCCTAATTCAGCTTCTGATTTAGCTGGTTTAGATGATTCAACTTGCGGATATAATTTAGAGAGTTGTTTTGGAGTGATAGTAGATAATTATACTCCATGTGCGCCCGGAGTAGTTTGTCCTGATCGTAGTAAATGCCCAGGTATATCAAGTGTTAACATTGGCGCTACTACAGTATCAGGTACTTCAACAGAGGCTAACGGAACTTTGATTATAGTTTACAAAGACGGTGTTTCCATTGGTTCAACTTCTGTAAGTTCAGGAGTCTGGACTTTATCTGGAATATCGCCTGCTCTTGCTTCTGCTCAAGTTATTTCTGCAACGGCTACTGCTCCCGGAAAAGGTGTTTCTATTGCAAATTGTAATCCTGTTACTGTTGCTCCAAGCTGTACTTCACAAACTAGTACATTAGTGACTATTTCTAAAGTTTCAGGGAATAAGGGATTTGATATTGTAAATACTTTTCCAACTGGAACAGTTTTCACATGGTATAACTCAGATTTTACTCTTGCTCAAATTCCAAGTGGATATGGGTGGGATATTCCCAATCCTGTTACAACTATCGCTGCAGATCAAATGGTTTCTTTTGAATGTAAAACAGGACAATGTTTTAATAGCGGGATGTATTATTTTACATTTAAAGAGCCAAATAAGTGTGTTTCCAATTATCTTCCATCCTGTCTTTATTCTACAGGAGGGACAACCGGGAATCCAAGTTTTACAACTAGTTCGATAACCATAAATACAACTTCAATTTCTGGTACAGTTGCTTTTCCTGATAACGTTGCTGGGGTTGCAGTATACATTACTTCGAATGGAGCTCAAGTAGGCACAGCCACAACAGTTGCTGGAGGTGGATGGACAATAAATGGTTTAATGCTATCAGGGCGCCAATGCCAAACACTTTCGTTAATAGCAATTGCTCCTGGGAAATGTGTGTCAACTGGACTAGTTACATCTACAATAACAAGAAAAGCGAATGCTCCAATAATCAATGGGCCAATATGTTCTACAGCTGCTATTACTAGTGTTTCAGGAAAATCAAATGAAGCTGCTGGAACTACTATTCAAGTGTTTGAAAATGGAGTTTTAGAGGGAACAACTACTGTTGCATCTAATAGCACTTGGACTGCATCATCAGGGATAAATATAGCTATAGGTAGTACTATTACCGCGAAGGCTATTGGAACTTGTCTTTCATTAAGTGATGCTTCTAACTCTGTTGTAGTCGGTACTCTAACAACAAATGCAGTAACTATAACTCCAAGTTCTATACCAGAAAAATCTATTGTTGAAAACACTACGTCAGTTTCTGGAACGGGTACTTCTGGGAACACGATTAAATTATATATTGATGGCTATCCTGTTTTTCAAGATTTAGCTGAAACAACTTTGGCTACTGTAAATGTAGTTGGCGGAACTTGGACAATAAATAACATATATAGCCAGGCATTATATGCTGGGGGAACATTAACAGCAACTGCTACAAGTGGAACCAATTGTGAAGGTGTATTGTCTGATGCAACCTCTATCGTTTGTTTAAAACCTTTAAAAGATAAAACTGTAAATCCTGACAACACTACTGTTTGTTCAGGAAGTGTTGTGGCCAATGTTCAGGTTGAAGAATCTCAAGATGGTGTAATATACCAATTGTATAATAATGTATTAGGAGCTAATTCTGGATCTTCAGTATTAGGAACTGGATTTGATATTACTTTAACTTCTTCGGTACTTACCGCTAACACTACGTTGTCGGTGAAAGCGATTAAATCCCCATTTGGTTCTTGTACAGAAACTCTTGATGAGACTGTAATAGTTACCGTTAATGCTTTGCCTACTTTAACTGGAGTAGCACAAGCTTCTACGGTTTGTTCTAATTCACCAGCGACCATCAATTTATCTGGGTTGTTGAATGGAAGTACTTCTACGATAGCTTATTCTATCAATGGGGCTTCACAAATCCCAGCAACAAATGTCGTAGCTAATGGATCAGGATCTGCAAGTTTTGTTACTTCAAACTTAACAACTGCTAATAACAATCAGAAATTATTAATAACAGGAGTTACGACAACAAGTGTTACCCCAAACTGTTCTAAAACTTTTAATATAGAAGTTACTTTGAGTGTTATTTCGGGTTCAGTTGGTGGGACATTATCGGCGCCTCAAACGATTTGTGCAGGTAGTTCACCTTCTAATATAACCTTAAGTGGAAATACTGGTTCAGTAGTAAAATGGCAAAAAGCTTCAGATGCAGCTTTTACTTCACCTGTGGATATTGCAGGAACAACAACTACTTTAACTGGAGCAACCATTGGGTCTCTTACGGCGGATACTTATTTCAGAGCCGTTGTCCAAAGCGGGAGTTGTTCCGCTGTGAATTCAGCCTCTGTATTGGTAACGGTAAATACACCCCCTGCAACCCCAACAATTTCAACTACTACTTCAACGACATTCTGTTCAGGCGGAAGTGTTGTTTTAACATCATCGGCAGCCACAGGCAACCAGTGGTATAAAGATGCTGTTTTAATATCGGGAGCAACAAACACAACGTACAGTGCCACAGCAAGTGGAGACTACACGGTTATCAGCACTAACGGAACTTGTCCAAGTTCAGCTTCGGCAGCAACGACAGTTACCGTAAATGCAAGCCCTGCAACCCCGACAATATCAACTACAACTACAACGACATTCTGTTCAGGCGGGAGTGTTGTTTTAACATCATCGGCAGCCACAGGCAACCAGTGGTATAAAGATGCTGTTTTAATATCGGGAGCAACAAGTACAACCTACAGTGCCACAGCAAGTGGAGACTACACGGTTATCAGCACTAACGGAACTTGTCCAAGTGCAGCTTCGGCAGCAACGACAGTTACTGTAAATGCTTTGCCATCAGCGCCAACAGTAGGGACTATAACACATCCTACTTGTGCTTTAGCAACAGGAAGCATTGTGTTGAATGACTTACCGACCGGTAACTGGACTATTAATCCAGGAAATATTTCAGGAAATACAACTTCAACTACAATTTCAGGATTGGCAGCAGGAATAACATTAAAATATACAGTAAGGGATGATAATGGGTGTGAGTCAGTTGAATCAATTGGGGTTAAATTAATTCCAGCCATATGTGCTAAAACAGACATTATTGCAGCAGGAAACGGAACCACAGGAAACACCAATGCCGGAAACGTATTGGGAGCAAATCCAACCGATGCCGATCAATTGAACGGAACGGCAGTAGTGATTGGAGACGTAAACCTAACGGTGACGACAGGAGCTACACCAAAAACAGTAGGAGCACCAGTACCAAGTATTGATGTCACTACCGGAATAGTAAGCGTACCGGCAAACACCCCAGTTGGAACTTACACGATAGTATACCAAATCTGTGAGAAGTTGAACCCAAGCAATTGCAGTTCGGCTACGGCGACAGTAACAGTAGGTGCAACGACAATCCAAGCCAATGCAGATACAATAGCAGCAGGAAACGGAACCACAGGAAACACCAATGCCGGAAACGTATTGGGAGCAAATCCAACCGATGCCGATCAATTGAACGGAACGGCAGTAATGATTGGAGACGTAAACCTAACGGTAACAACAGGAGCTACACCAAAAACAGTGGGAGCACCAGTACCAAGTATTGATGTCACTACCGGAATAGTAAGCGTACCGGCAAACACTCCAGCTGGAACTTACACGATAGTTTACCAAATCTGTGAGAAGTTGAACCCAAGCAATTGCAGTTCGGCTACAGCTACGATAACAGTAGATGCAGCGGCAATCAAGGCCAATTCAGATACAATAGCAGCAGGAAACGGAACCACAGGAAACACCAATGCCGGAAACGTATTGGGAGCAAATCCAACCGATGCCGATCTATTGAATGGAACGGCTGTAGTTATAGGAAAAGTAAACTTAACGGTTACTGCCGGAGCTACACCAAAAACTGTTGGAGCACCAGTACCAAGTATTGATGTTACTACAGGAATAGTAAGCGTACCGGCAAACACTCCAGTTGGAACTTACACGATAGTATACCAAATCTGTGAGAAGTTGAACCCAAGCAATTGCAGTTCGGCTACGGCGACAGTAACAGTAGGTGCAACGACAATCCAAGCCAATGCAGATACAATAGCTGCTGGAAACGGAACCACAGGAAACACCAATGCCGGAAACGTATTGGGAGCAAATCCAACCGATGCCGATCAATTGAACGGAACGGCAGTAGTTATTGGAGACGTAAACCTAACGGTAACGACAGGAGCTACACCAAAAACAGTGGGAGCACCAGTACCAAGTATTGATGTCACTACAGGAACAGTAAGCGTACCGGCAAACACCCCAGTTGGAACTTACACGATAGTATACCAAATCTGTGAGAAGTTGAACCCAAGCAATTGCAGTTCGGCTACAGCGACAGTAACAGTAGGTGCAACGACAATCCAAGCCAATGCAGATACAATAGCTGCTGGAAACGGAACCACAGGAAACACCAATGCCGGAAACGTATTGGGAGCAAATCCAACCGATGCCGATCAATTGAACGGAACGGCAGTAATGATTGGAGACGTAAACCTAACGGTAACAACAGGAGCTACACCAAAAACAGTGGGAGCACCAGTACCAAGTATTGATGTCACTACCGGAATAGTAAGCGTACCGGCAAACACTCCAGCTGGAACTTACACGATAGTATACCAAATTTGTGAGAAGTTGAACCCAAGCAATTGCAGTTCGGCTACAGCTACGATAACAGTAGATGCAGCGGCAATCAAGGCCAATTCAGATACAATAGCAGCAGGAAACGGAACCACAGGAAACACCAATGCCGGAAACGTATTGGGAGCAAATCCAACCGATGCCGATCTATTGAATGGAACGGCTGTAGTTATAGGAAAAGTAAACTTAACGGTTACTGCCGGAGCTACACCAAAAACTGTTGGAGCACCAGTACCAAGTATTGATGTTACTACAGGAATAGTAAGCGTACCGGCAAACACTCCAGTTGGAACTTACACGATAGTATACCAAATCTGTGAGAAGTTGAACCCAAGCAATTGCAGTTCGGCTACGGCGACAGTAACAGTAGGTGCAACGACAATCCAAGCCAATTCAGATACAATAGCTGCTGGAAACGGAACCACAGGAAACACCAATGCCGGAAACGTATTGGGAGCAAATCCAACCGATGCCGATCAATTGAACGGAACGGCAGTAATGATTGGAGACGTAAACCTAACGGTAACAACAGGAGCTACACCAAAAACAGTGGGAGCACCAGTACCAAGTATTGATGTCACTACCGGAATAGTAAGCGTACCGGCAAACACTCCAGCTGGAACTTACACGATAGTTTACCAAATCTGTGAGAAGTTGAACCCAAGCAATTGCAGTTCGGCTACAGCTACGATAACAGTAGATGCAGCGGCAATCAAGGCCAATTCAGATACAATAGCAGCAGGAAACGGAACCACAGGAAACACCAATGCCGGAAACGTATTGGGAGCAAATCCAACCGATGCCGATCTATTGAATGGAACGGCTGTAGTTATAGGAAAAGTAAACTTAACGGTTACTGCCGGAGCTACACCAAAAACTGTTGGAGCACCAGTACCAAGTATTGATGTTACTACAGGAATAGTAAGCGTACCGGCAAACACTCCAGTTGGAACTTACACGATAGTATACCAAATCTGTGAGAAGTTGAACCCAAGCAATTGCAGTTCGGCTACGGCGACAGTAACAGTAGGTGCAACGACAATCCAAGCCAATGCAGATACAATAGCTGCTGGAAACGGAACCACAGGAAACACCAATGCCGGAAACGTATTGGGAGCAAATCCAACCGATGCCGATCAATTGAACGGAACGGCAGTAGTTATTGGAGACGTAAACCTAACGGTAACGACAGGAGCTACACCAAAAACAGTGGGAGCACCAGTACCAAGTATTGATGTCACTACAGGAACAGTAAGCGTACCGGCAAACACCCCATTTGGAACTTACACGATAGTATACCAAATCTGTGAGAAGTTGAACCCAAGCAATTGCAGTTCGGCTACAGCGACAGTAACAGTAGGTGCAACGACAATCCAAGCCAATGCAGATACAATAGCTGCTGGAAACGGAACCACAGGAAACACCAATGCCGGAAACGTATTGGGAGCAAATCCAACCGATGCCGATCAATTGAACGGAACGGCAGTAATGATTGGAGACGTAAACCTAACGGTAACAACAGGAGCTACACCAAAAACAGTGGGAGCACCAGTACCAAGTATTGATGTCACTACCGGAATAGTAAGCGTACCGGCAAACACTCCAGCTGGAACTTACACGATAGTATACCAAATTTGTGAGAAGTTGAACCCAAGCAATTGCAGTTCGGCTACAGCTACGATAACAGTAGATGCAGCGGCAATCAAGGCCAATTCAGATACAATAGCAGCAGGAAACGGAACCACAGGAAACACCAATGCCGGAAACGTATTGGGAGCAAATCCAACCGATGCCGATCTATTGAATGGAACGGCTGTAGTTATAGGAAAAGTAAACTTAACGGTTACTGCCGGAGCTACACCAAAAACTGTTGGAGCACCAGTACCAAGTATTGATGTTACTACAGGAATAGTAAGCGTACCGGCAAACACTCCAGTTGGAACTTACACGATAGTATACCAAATCTGTGAGAAGTTGAACCCTGCAAACTGTGATGAAGCAACTGTAACTATTAATGTAACTAATAGTATTCCTATTGCTACATTAATATCTTCTCCAAGTGTAGTAAACAACGGTACGCCAAAAGCGATCGCTACTTTAACAGGTTCAGATGTAGATGGTACAATAGTCAACTTTAAAATAACTGTTTTACCTGATCCAACTCAAGGAGTTTTATTATTAAACGGTGTTCCAGTTACATTAAATCAAGTATTGACTTTAGCTGAAGCTGCTCAACTAACGTTTTTACCAGCAAAAGGATTTAAAGGTGTTGTAAGCTTTGGTTATTCAGCAATTGATAATGAAGGCGATGTTAGTATTCCGTCAACAGTAAAATTTACAGTGAGTAATGAACCACCAACAGCTAATAGTTTCACAAACGCTGTTTTAGAAAAAAACGGGAAAATTCAATCTATTTCGCCTTTAACAGGGAATGATATTGATGGAGTAGTAGTAGCTTATGTTATTAAATCGCTACCTGATGCTGCAGCCGGGATGTTAACTTTAAATGGGATACCTGTAATCGTTGGTCAAGAACTAACTCCTGCGGAAGCAGCTATATTGAAGTTTACACCTAATATTAATTTCATTGGTTCTAAAACGAGTTTTACCATTGTTGCAAAAGACAATGGAGGATTAGAGAGTTTAATACCTGCAATTATAACTATTCCGTTGTTAGAGAAACCTAGTATTGCTTTGGTTAAAAAGGGAGTGTTTAATGATAATAATAAGGATGGTTTTGCTCAAGCGGGAGAAACAATTACGTACAGTTTCACTATTACTAATACAGGTAATGTTCCTTTAACGAATGTTTTTATTACAGACTTATTACCAGGACTAATAATGAAAGGAAATCCTATTCAAGTATTAGGAGTAGATGAAGTTAATACAACTACTTTCACAGCTATTTATGCACTTAAACAATCTGATATAATCAAAGGAAGTGTATCTAATCAAGCAAAGGTGACAGGAACAACGTATTCTGGATTAATTGTTTATGACTTATCTGATAATGTTAATAATATTGATGACGGAGAAACTGTATTAGGTGTTATTGGTTGTGTAATAGATCCTTTAACAGGGATGTCTCCAAATGGTGATGGGGAAAACGATGTGTTTTATATTCGAGGAATAGAATGTTATCCCGATAATAACGTACAGATTTTTAATCGTTGGGGGGTAAAAGTATTCGAAAGGGATCATTATAATAATAGCGACATAGCTTTTAGAGGAATATCTGAAGGACGTACAACTGTGAATCAATCAGAAGGACTACCAGAAGGAACGTACTACTATATCTTAAATTATAAGGATAGTGGCGCAAATGCACATCAAAAAGCAGGTTACTTCTATATTAACAGATAA